One window from the genome of Arthrobacter sp. FW305-BF8 encodes:
- a CDS encoding recombinase family protein: MSRNIVGYARVSTRGQSLNSQVDALVAAGAVRVFQEYASGATQARVRWKDCLDYLQPGNVLLVADLTRLGRSTSDLADIVTVLGQRGIGFRSLAEPWLDTSSAHGKLIFDMFASLAEYERSRLSERTKAGLAAAKARGRLGGRPRSMTPGKLETARQLRHEGKTLKETAERLSVSVSSLTRALTRQNG, encoded by the coding sequence GTGTCCAGGAACATAGTTGGCTATGCGAGGGTCAGTACTCGTGGTCAGTCGCTCAATTCGCAGGTGGACGCGTTGGTAGCGGCTGGAGCGGTGCGCGTCTTTCAGGAGTACGCGTCAGGTGCTACCCAGGCGAGGGTTCGGTGGAAGGACTGCTTGGATTATCTGCAGCCGGGCAATGTGCTGTTGGTTGCGGACCTGACCAGGCTTGGCCGTAGTACTTCAGACCTTGCGGACATCGTCACGGTGCTGGGTCAGCGGGGGATAGGCTTCCGTTCGCTGGCTGAACCTTGGCTGGATACGAGCAGTGCCCACGGCAAGCTCATCTTTGACATGTTCGCTTCCCTCGCGGAATACGAACGATCACGGCTGTCGGAAAGAACGAAGGCTGGACTGGCCGCAGCCAAAGCTCGCGGCCGGCTCGGCGGCCGCCCGCGGTCGATGACGCCAGGGAAACTGGAAACGGCCCGGCAGCTGCGCCACGAAGGAAAGACGTTAAAGGAAACAGCCGAGCGGCTTAGCGTGAGCGTTTCATCACTGACACGGGCTCTGACCCGCCAGAACGGTTAG
- a CDS encoding ParB family protein produces the protein MTVSIPTALRNRARAAYKATSYAEGDNTWAHFIAKAIEAETRRREAEHNQGEMYPEWGEKLPGGRRLKES, from the coding sequence ATGACAGTAAGCATCCCCACCGCCCTTCGCAATCGTGCTAGAGCCGCATACAAGGCAACCAGCTACGCCGAAGGAGATAACACCTGGGCGCATTTCATAGCTAAAGCGATAGAAGCAGAGACCCGCCGACGCGAAGCTGAACACAACCAGGGCGAGATGTATCCGGAATGGGGAGAGAAACTTCCCGGCGGCCGGCGCCTCAAGGAGAGCTGA
- a CDS encoding ParA family protein produces MKHDLDRGALSRVIAVINGKGGVFKTSLVANVGGLLAEAGSRVLLVDLDPQGNLAEDLGYSDQGDGGRSLAAALCFGAEPSLLTSIRPNLDVIAGGPELDDAAAFLGAKAQKDRDAAHLALAKMLATIAGEYDLVLLDCPPGNEPLQAAAVAAARYALVPLKTDMSSRKGVAAVAARMDSVVGLNPLLDLLGVVLVGTGTNSKQVHKVTRDHLIADFGTDEVLFPMTIRHAEATAQACRERGILAHELERELSKAPKWWEVLRGEAKATNAGPKSASSVAEDLHAVAMEVTRRVAATESQEVSA; encoded by the coding sequence ATGAAACACGATCTGGACCGCGGTGCGCTCAGCAGGGTAATCGCGGTAATCAACGGCAAAGGCGGGGTCTTCAAGACCAGCTTGGTAGCCAACGTCGGTGGACTCCTCGCGGAGGCTGGCTCACGCGTACTCCTCGTGGATTTGGACCCGCAGGGCAACCTTGCGGAAGACCTAGGTTATTCCGACCAGGGGGACGGCGGCAGGAGCTTGGCAGCCGCTCTCTGCTTCGGTGCAGAGCCGTCCCTGCTCACAAGTATCCGACCCAACCTGGACGTCATTGCCGGCGGACCCGAACTCGACGATGCAGCAGCGTTTCTCGGAGCCAAAGCCCAAAAGGACCGCGATGCAGCCCACCTAGCCCTGGCAAAGATGCTCGCAACCATCGCGGGGGAGTACGACCTCGTCCTCCTTGACTGCCCGCCCGGAAACGAGCCCCTCCAGGCAGCAGCCGTCGCGGCCGCACGGTACGCACTGGTACCGCTGAAGACAGACATGTCCAGCCGCAAAGGCGTGGCTGCGGTCGCAGCACGCATGGACAGCGTCGTGGGACTCAATCCGTTACTGGATCTCCTGGGTGTTGTCCTAGTTGGAACCGGAACCAACTCAAAACAGGTCCACAAAGTCACCCGCGACCACCTCATCGCTGATTTCGGCACCGACGAAGTGCTGTTCCCAATGACCATCCGACACGCAGAAGCAACTGCCCAGGCCTGCAGGGAACGGGGGATACTGGCGCACGAACTCGAACGCGAACTCAGCAAAGCTCCCAAATGGTGGGAAGTTCTCCGCGGAGAAGCCAAAGCCACGAACGCAGGACCCAAATCCGCATCCAGCGTTGCTGAAGACTTGCATGCAGTCGCCATGGAAGTAACGCGGCGCGTCGCGGCTACAGAATCCCAGGAGGTTAGCGCATGA